Proteins encoded within one genomic window of Streptomyces kaniharaensis:
- a CDS encoding MDR family MFS transporter, translating to MPVARPAPGRIRGLLHETMGGLPRQFWWLWTSTLINRLGAFVVTFLSLYLTHDRGYSDSYAGLVASLFGLGSAVSALGAGVLTDRIGRRPTLVASQLGTALFTAVLGFADGRTAIAVVAFLVGLCSNASRPAVSAIIADLVPAEDRVRAYALNYWAINIGFGLSAAAAGLIATHGYLTLFLLDALSTLVCAVVIFIRIPETKPAAPPAAQAKEPAVGLGTVFRDGRFMTVVALNLLLALVFQQGSTTLAVGMGHAGITSTEYGLVIGLNGVLIVVLQIPLTRWMEGRSRTGLLIASCLFAGWGFGLAALAGSSAWIFAGSVAVWTIGEILNAPTMMSLVAELAPTHARGRYQGVYSLSWSLASFVGPAAGGVLLEQAGPVMLWGVCAVCGTVAAIGHVLLGRRTGGTAGRDHDVTDVRTPAPAEAVKAPAGS from the coding sequence ATGCCCGTCGCCCGACCCGCCCCCGGCCGGATCAGAGGACTTCTGCACGAGACGATGGGCGGGCTGCCGCGGCAGTTCTGGTGGCTCTGGACCTCGACGCTGATCAACCGGCTCGGGGCGTTCGTCGTGACGTTCCTCTCCCTGTACCTGACCCACGACCGCGGCTACTCGGACTCCTACGCGGGCCTGGTGGCCTCCCTGTTCGGCCTCGGCTCGGCGGTCTCGGCGCTCGGCGCGGGCGTCCTGACCGACCGGATCGGGCGCCGCCCGACTCTCGTCGCCTCGCAGCTCGGCACCGCGTTGTTCACCGCCGTGCTCGGCTTCGCGGACGGCCGGACGGCGATCGCGGTGGTGGCCTTCCTGGTCGGCCTCTGCAGCAACGCCTCCCGGCCGGCCGTCTCGGCGATCATCGCCGACCTCGTCCCGGCCGAGGACCGGGTCCGCGCCTACGCCCTGAACTACTGGGCGATCAACATCGGCTTCGGCCTCTCCGCCGCCGCGGCCGGCCTGATCGCCACCCACGGCTACCTCACGCTCTTCCTGCTCGACGCGCTCAGCACGCTGGTCTGCGCGGTGGTGATCTTCATCCGGATCCCGGAGACCAAGCCGGCGGCGCCGCCCGCAGCACAGGCGAAGGAGCCGGCGGTCGGCCTCGGCACGGTGTTCCGGGACGGCCGGTTCATGACGGTCGTCGCGCTCAACCTGCTGCTCGCCCTGGTCTTCCAGCAGGGCAGCACCACGCTGGCCGTCGGCATGGGCCACGCGGGCATCACGTCCACCGAGTACGGGCTGGTCATCGGCCTGAACGGGGTGCTGATCGTGGTGCTGCAGATCCCGCTCACCCGGTGGATGGAGGGCCGCTCCCGGACCGGGCTGCTGATCGCAAGCTGCCTGTTCGCGGGCTGGGGCTTCGGGCTGGCGGCGCTGGCCGGGTCGTCCGCATGGATCTTCGCCGGCTCGGTGGCGGTCTGGACGATCGGCGAGATCCTGAACGCCCCGACCATGATGAGCCTGGTCGCCGAGCTGGCGCCGACCCATGCGCGCGGGCGGTACCAGGGCGTCTACTCGCTCTCCTGGTCGCTCGCCTCGTTCGTCGGCCCGGCGGCCGGCGGTGTGCTGCTGGAGCAGGCGGGCCCGGTGATGCTGTGGGGTGTGTGCGCGGTCTGCGGCACGGTCGCGGCGATCGGGCACGTGCTGCTGGGCCGCCGCACGGGTGGCACGGCGGGCAGGGACCACGACGTGACGGACGTGCGGACGCCGGCGCCCGCCGAGGCCGTGAAGGCTCCGGCGGGCTCCTGA
- a CDS encoding phosphoglyceromutase, with translation MADTTYRLILLRHGESQWNQKNLFTGWVDVDLNEKGEKEAARGGELLAAEGLLPDVVHTSLLRRAIRTSQIALDKADRHWIPVSRSWRLNERHYGALQGKDKAQTLAEFGEEQFQLWRRSYDTPPPVLADDNEYSQAGDARYADIPSELRPRTECLKDVVERMLPYWYDAIVPDLAAGRTVLVTAHGNSLRALVKHLDGISDEDIAGLNIPTGIPLVYELDADFKPVTTGGRYLDAEAAAAAIEAVRNQGKK, from the coding sequence ATGGCCGACACGACGTACCGACTCATCCTGCTCCGCCACGGCGAGAGCCAGTGGAACCAGAAGAACCTGTTCACCGGTTGGGTCGACGTCGACCTCAACGAGAAGGGCGAGAAGGAAGCCGCTCGCGGTGGCGAGCTCCTGGCCGCCGAGGGCCTGCTGCCCGACGTGGTGCACACCTCGCTGCTGCGCCGCGCGATCCGCACCTCGCAGATCGCCCTGGACAAGGCGGATCGCCACTGGATCCCGGTCAGCCGCAGCTGGCGCCTCAACGAGCGGCACTACGGCGCGCTCCAGGGCAAGGACAAGGCACAGACCCTGGCCGAGTTCGGCGAGGAGCAGTTCCAGCTCTGGCGCCGCTCCTACGACACCCCGCCGCCGGTGCTGGCCGACGACAACGAGTACTCGCAGGCCGGCGACGCCCGCTACGCCGACATCCCGAGCGAGCTGCGTCCGCGCACCGAGTGCCTGAAGGACGTCGTCGAGCGGATGCTCCCGTACTGGTACGACGCGATCGTCCCGGACCTGGCCGCCGGCCGCACCGTCCTGGTCACCGCCCACGGCAACAGCCTGCGCGCGCTGGTCAAGCACCTCGACGGCATCTCCGACGAGGACATCGCCGGCCTGAACATCCCGACCGGCATCCCGCTGGTGTACGAGCTCGACGCCGACTTCAAGCCCGTCACCACGGGCGGCCGCTACCTCGACGCGGAGGCCGCCGCCGCCGCCATCGAGGCGGTCAGGAACCAGGGCAAGAAGTAG
- the phoU gene encoding phosphate signaling complex protein PhoU, whose amino-acid sequence MRDAYHEELDAIGDGLVEMARLVGSALGRATTALLDADLALAESVIAADEKINELHHDLEDRAIDLLARQQPVATDLRIVVTSLRMSSDLERCGDLARHVAKVARMRYPESAVPRDLHSTVLEMGQLAQRLVAKAGLVIATKDVDKALEMEQDDDAIDTLHRELLSHLIDDRWAHGIETAVDITLVGRYYERFADHAVSVAKRVVYLVTGEHVADFIATSEASAAE is encoded by the coding sequence ATGCGCGACGCGTACCACGAGGAACTCGATGCGATCGGCGACGGCCTGGTCGAGATGGCCCGGCTGGTCGGCTCGGCCCTGGGCAGGGCGACCACCGCACTCCTCGACGCGGACCTGGCGCTGGCGGAGAGCGTGATCGCCGCCGACGAGAAGATCAACGAGCTCCACCACGATCTGGAAGACCGCGCCATCGACCTGCTCGCCCGCCAGCAGCCGGTCGCCACCGACCTGCGCATCGTCGTCACCTCGCTGCGGATGAGCTCCGACCTGGAGCGCTGCGGCGACCTCGCCCGGCACGTCGCCAAGGTCGCCAGAATGCGCTACCCCGAGTCGGCGGTGCCGCGCGACCTGCACTCCACCGTCCTGGAGATGGGCCAGCTCGCCCAGCGCCTGGTGGCCAAGGCCGGCCTGGTGATCGCCACCAAGGACGTCGACAAGGCGCTGGAGATGGAGCAGGACGACGACGCCATCGACACGCTCCACCGTGAGCTGCTGTCGCACCTGATCGACGACCGCTGGGCCCACGGCATCGAGACCGCCGTCGACATCACCCTGGTCGGCCGCTACTACGAGCGCTTCGCGGACCACGCCGTGTCGGTCGCCAAGCGCGTCGTGTACCTGGTGACCGGTGAGCACGTGGCCGACTTCATCGCCACCTCGGAGGCCTCGGCCGCGGAGTGA
- a CDS encoding sensor histidine kinase, protein MDVNVAAAAACAIAGLGVGLTASIAFRWSEREQARGRYSGTNGRNHGRHQVLGAGTQEPPLPPGVDTVLSVLRSCAIVLGEADEVVKASSAAYAMGLVRGGAVAVDQMLALARATRRDGEIRQVELEVPRPGAARAAEPLAVSVRVAPLGSRLVLVLVEDQTERRRVEAVRRDFVANVSHELKTPVGALSLLSEAVADAADDPEAVQRFAGRMQIEATRLASLVQEIIDLSRVQDDRLMVDPEPVAVDELIAEAIDRCRQQAAAKQILIAAGGIAGLYLHGNRGQLAAALGNLVENAVNYSPPRTRVAIATRRISSAAALGEADGELIEISVTDQGIGISEKDRERVFERFYRVDPARSRATGGTGLGLSIVKHVAASHGGTVSVWSVEGQGSTFTVRLPAGQAPGAEDDGPDAADDLDAAGSAAAPRTTTTDRTASTGRTDRSLPAGEREEQPLSDTTPQLAPEA, encoded by the coding sequence ATGGACGTGAACGTGGCCGCCGCCGCTGCCTGCGCCATAGCCGGGCTCGGCGTCGGCCTCACGGCCTCCATCGCCTTCCGCTGGAGCGAGCGCGAGCAGGCCAGAGGCAGGTACAGCGGCACCAACGGCAGGAACCACGGTCGGCACCAGGTGCTGGGCGCCGGCACCCAGGAGCCCCCGTTGCCTCCCGGTGTGGACACCGTGCTCTCCGTGCTGCGCTCGTGCGCGATCGTGCTCGGCGAGGCCGACGAGGTGGTCAAGGCCAGCTCTGCGGCGTACGCGATGGGCCTGGTGCGCGGCGGCGCGGTCGCCGTCGACCAGATGCTCGCGCTGGCCCGCGCCACCCGACGGGACGGCGAGATCCGCCAGGTCGAACTGGAGGTGCCGCGCCCTGGTGCCGCCCGCGCCGCCGAGCCGCTCGCGGTCTCGGTCCGGGTCGCCCCGCTGGGCTCGCGGCTGGTGCTGGTGCTGGTCGAGGACCAGACCGAGCGCCGCCGGGTGGAGGCCGTCCGCCGGGACTTCGTGGCCAACGTCAGCCACGAGCTCAAGACCCCGGTCGGCGCCCTGTCGCTGCTCTCCGAGGCGGTCGCGGACGCGGCCGACGACCCGGAGGCGGTGCAGCGCTTCGCCGGCCGGATGCAGATCGAGGCGACCCGGCTGGCCAGCCTGGTCCAGGAGATCATCGACCTCTCCCGGGTCCAGGACGACCGGCTGATGGTCGACCCGGAGCCGGTCGCGGTGGACGAGCTGATCGCCGAGGCGATCGACCGCTGCCGCCAGCAGGCCGCCGCCAAGCAGATCCTGATCGCCGCCGGCGGCATCGCCGGCCTCTACCTGCACGGCAACCGCGGCCAGCTCGCCGCCGCACTCGGCAACCTGGTCGAGAACGCCGTCAACTACAGCCCGCCCCGCACCCGGGTGGCGATCGCCACCCGCCGGATCTCCAGCGCCGCCGCGCTCGGGGAGGCGGACGGCGAGCTGATCGAGATCTCGGTCACCGACCAGGGCATCGGCATCTCCGAGAAGGACCGCGAGCGGGTCTTCGAGCGCTTCTACCGCGTCGACCCGGCCCGCTCCCGGGCCACCGGCGGGACCGGCCTCGGTCTCTCCATCGTCAAGCACGTCGCCGCCTCGCACGGCGGCACCGTCTCGGTGTGGAGCGTCGAGGGCCAGGGCTCGACCTTCACCGTCCGCCTGCCCGCCGGACAGGCACCCGGGGCCGAGGACGACGGCCCCGACGCCGCGGACGACCTCGACGCTGCCGGCTCCGCCGCCGCACCCCGGACCACCACCACAGACCGGACGGCCTCCACGGGCCGCACGGACCGTTCGCTCCCCGCCGGGGAGCGGGAAGAACAACCGCTGTCAGACACAACCCCCCAGCTTGCCCCGGAGGCC